A portion of the Punica granatum isolate Tunisia-2019 chromosome 7, ASM765513v2, whole genome shotgun sequence genome contains these proteins:
- the LOC116213996 gene encoding protein NARROW LEAF 1 produces the protein MDRNPSGLKFHLSGSSQSVESALDLERNYCNNLNLPSSSPSPLQPFASGGQLSESNAAYFSWPTSSRLIDAAEDRANYFGNLQKGVLPETLGRLPSGQRATTLLELMTIRAFHSKFLRMFGLGTAVGFRIRRGELTDIPAILVFVSHKVHRQWLSHNRCLPAALEGPGGVWCDVDVVEFSYFGAPAPTPKEQLYTELVDGLRGSDPCIGPGSQVASQETYGTLGAIVRSRTGNRQVGFLTNRHVAVNLNYPNQKMFHPLPPSLGPGVYLGAVERATSFITDDRWYGIFAGNNPETYVRADGAFIPFTEDFNMNYVTTSVRGVSEIGEVNTIDLQSPIGSLIGRQVVKVGRSSGLTTGTIMAYALDYNDEKGICFFTDFLVVGENQQTFDLEGDSGSLILLTGQNGEKPRPIGIIWGGTANRGRLKLKVGQPPENWTSGVDLGSLLNLLELDLITTIEGLQAAVQEQRTASAAAMNSAVGESSPPDRVPSRDKIEESFEPLYPGIQQVPIEPDNCPGGGLVNAPRLMPSDFHIEDGVGGCPNVEHQFISRFAERSLPGPQNNQEENPRLNELLPSGNEEISVSLQLGEPKTKRRKGSGHEVEHPGA, from the exons ATGGATAGGAACCCATCGGGCTTAAAGTTTCATCTCTCTGGGTCGTCGCAGTCAGTGGAGTCAGCCCTAGATTTGGAGAGAAACTATTGCAATAACCTGAACCTGCCCTCATCTAGCCCATCCCCACTTCAGCCTTTTGCTTCAGGTGGTCAGCTCTCGGAGAGTAATGCTGCTTACTTCTCGTGGCCCACTTCAAGCCGGCTAATAGATGCAGCGGAAGATCGGGCCAACTACTTTGGGAACCTTCAGAAAGGAGTGCTGCCTGAAACCCTTGGAAGGTTGCCCTCGGGGCAGCGAGCCACGACCTTGCTTGAGCTGATGACAATTAGGGCATTCCATAGCAAATTCTTGAGGATGTTCGGTCTTGGAACTGCAGTTGGGTTTCGCATCCGACGAGGAGAATTAACAGATATCCCAGCCATTCTTGTCTTTGTTTCCCATAAAGTTCACAGGCAGTGGCTGAGCCACAACCGATGTTTACCTGCAGCCCTTGAG GGACCAGGTGGTGTATGGTGTGACGTGGATGTTGTTGAATTTTCATACTTTGGGGCACCAGCCCCTACTCCAAAAGAACAATTATATACGGAGCTTGTAGATGGTTTAAGGGGAAGCGATCCGTGCATTGGTCCTGGCTCTCAG GTTGCAAGTCAAGAGACATATGGAACTTTGGGTGCAATTGTGAGAAGCCGCACAGGAAATCGTCAGGTGGGGTTCCTCACTAATCGTCACGTTGCAGTTAATTTGAACTACCCGAATCAAAAGATGTTTCATCCTTTACCACCAAGCCTCGGGCCCGGTGTTTATCTCGGTGCTGTTGAGCGGGCTACCTCATTTATTACAGATGATCGGTGGTATGGGATCTTTGCTGGTAACAACCCAG AAACATATGTGCGGGCAGACGGGGCCTTTATTCCTTTCACAGAAGACTTCAACATGAACTATGTGACCACTTCTGTTAGAGGGGTGAGCGAAATTGGCGAGGTGAATACCATCGATCTGCAGTCCCCGATTGGGTCTCTCATTGGACGACAGGTGGTCAAAGTTGGGAGAAGCTCTGGTTTGACCACTGGGACCATAATGGCATATGCCTTGGATTACAATGATGAGAAGGGAATATGCTTCTTTACCGATTTCCTCGTGGTTGGCGAGAACCAACAGACTTTTGACCTCGAAGGGGACAGTGGAAGTTTAATTCTTTTGACAGGTCAGAACGGCGAGAAACCACGGCCTATTGGGATCATATGGGGCGGAACTGCTAACCGGGGTCGCCTGAAGCTCAAGGTGGGTCAGCCTCCCGAGAATTGGACCAGCGGTGTTGATCTTGGGAGCCTTCTTAATCTTCTCGAACTTGACCTCATTACAACTATTGAAGGTCTTCAAG CTGCAGTGCAGGAGCAAAGAACTGCTTCAGCAGCAGCGATGAATTCAGCAGTAGGAGAGTCCTCACCTCCTGATCGGGTCCCCTCAAGGGATAAAATTGAGGAGAGCTTTGAGCCTCTCTACCCGGGCATCCAGCAGGTCCCCATTGAACCTGACAACTGCCCAGGTGGTGGGCTTGTAAATGCTCCTCGACTGATGCCCTCCGACTTCCACATAGAAGACGGAGTTGGAGGATGTCCAAACGTTGAACACCAGTTCATCTCGAGGTTTGCAGAGAGGTCATTGCCTGGGCCTCAGAACAACCAAGAAGAAAATCCCAGATTGAACGAATTGTTGCCATCAGGAAACGAAGAGATCTCTGTGTCGTTGCAGCTTGGCGAGCCCAAAAcgaagagaagaaaagggtCTGGACACGAAGTAGAGCATCCCGGAGCATGA